The DNA segment CGACCAAGGGCCAATTTGGCAGGCTTTCGGCAAAGGGGCCGAACAAAAGCCCCTGTTCCTTCATCGACGCGAAATTTGCGCCATTGATCCAGATGACATCGACCGCGCCCCCGGTATCGCGCCCCGCCTGCCGTTCGGAGATGACGCGGGTGACGGCATCTGCTGTATCGGCCAGCCGGACATGTTCCAGCGTGACACCGTGGCGTTCTTGCATGTCCGTCCCGACCGAGGCGATGAACGCATTGATGCGCGGATCACCCCCCCATGCGTGCCAATAGACAGTCTGGCCGCGCGCCGCCTCTAGCACGCTGTCCCAGTCTGTGGGGTCTGGCGTGTCTGCGGACAAGGGCGAAAAGGCAAGCAGCGCAAGTGCCGCAGTCGTGAGGTATTTCAGCATGAGGTGTCTTTCCTGTGATGGATCGTTGCCAGAAGTATACGCAGCGAGATGCGATTTTGTTTCGAACAAAGCGCACGCCGGATTGCAAGGTTTTAGTGCTGGCAGAAAAATCATTTACCTGCATCAGGTTAGTGCGTGTCAAGCTTTGGAAAACCCGCAAAGTGTTCAAAGGAATGGGGACTTGGCGGGGCATGACAGGCCGCACGTGGGGGTTGGTGCGAATCCGCCGACACAGGGTTGTGAAGGCTTGGCCTACTGGGATGTCCGGCGCGGCTTGGATAAGGCGCCGACAACACTAACGATCCCGGAGAGACTTATGCCATTCGATGCTCAGCAATCTGCGTACAACAGGCGTGCGTTCCTGTTTGGTGCCTCAGCCGCTCTGACAGGTTTGACGGCCAGTCCAAGTTTCGCGTTGCCGTTTTTTCGCAGAAACGAAGCGCCAGAACCGGCTGAGACACGCAGCCTTTTCATGGTGAACCAGCGGACAGAAGAGGTGTTCCACGAGGTGTACTTTAATGGTGAGGCGTACTTGCAGGAAGCGCTTGACCGCTTCTCGCTGTTTTCGCGCGACCTGCGCAATGGCGAGGTCGGCGAGATGGACCCGCATCTGCTTGATCTGGCATCCGACGTGCAAAAGCTGATCAGCGTTGAGGAACCCCTGATCCTGACGCATGGTTTTCGGTCTTCCTCCAGAAATGTGCGCGGTGGTGCGGCCAATTCGCGCCATCTGCATGGCCAAGCGCTGGATATTGCGCATCCAAGATTGCGTCCGCGCGAATTGCACCAACACGCCGCAGCGCTCGGTCGCGGGGGGCTTGGGCGATACGCGACTTTTATTCATATCGATACCGGCCCGACCCGCCAATGGTAGGGTTGTCTTTCGCCTGAACGGGCACTAAATCGCCAGTCACCGGTCGCAGCCTACCCGGTTAACAAAACAAGGACTGACACATGAGGACGAATCTTATCTGCTCTGGCGGGCTGGACTCTGTTTCGCTTGCCCATATTCTGGCCGACCAAGGGGTATTGAAGCGCCTGACCTCTTTCGATTACGGCCAACGTCACCGCAAGGAACTGGACTACGCGCAGGCCTGTGCCGAACGGCTGGGCGTTGCGCATCATGTCATCGACATGCGCTCTATCGGGGCGGCGCTGACGGGGTCTGCGCTGACAGATGATATCGCGGTGCCCGACGGCCACTATGCCGAAGACACCATGAAGGTCACTGTGGTGCCTAATCGCAACGCGATTATGCTAAGCATCGCGTATGGAATTTCTGCGGCACAGGATGACGACACTGTCGCCACCGCCGTGCATGGCGGCGATCATTTCATCTATCCCGATTGCCGCCCCTTATTCACGCAGGCATTCGATGCGATGCAGCGCGCGGCACTGGATGGTTACGCGGATATTGCCTTGCACACCCCGTTCGTGAACCGCTCCAAGGCCGATATCGTGCGCGAGGGCGCGCGCGTTGACACGCCTTTTGCGCAGACATGGTCATGCTACAAGGGTGGCGCGCAGCATTGCGGGCGCTGCGGCACCTGTGTCGAGCGGCGCGAGGCCTTTCATCTGGCGGGCATTCCCGATCTCACAGCCTATGAAGACCCGGAATTCTGGCGGCAGGCCATAGGCCGCAGGGAGGCGGTCTGATGTTTCGTATCACCAAGGAGTTCCATTTCTCGGCCTCGCATCAACTGTCACATCTGCCAGCGGATCATCAATGTGCAAGGCTACATGGGCATAACTACATCGTCGTGGTCGAGCTTGCCGCCCCGGACCTGAATGCAGACGGGTTCGTGCGTGACTACCATGAACTCAAGCCGCTCAAGGCCTATATCGACGACACTTTTGATCACCACCACCTTGATGATGTTCTGGAGGTTCCCTCAACAGCCGAGAACCTTGCGCGCCATTTCTACGACTGGTGCAAGGCGCGCTGGTCCGAGACGGCGGCAGTGAAAGTGTCGGAAACGCCCAAGACATGGGCCGAATACCGGCCATGAGCCTGCGCATCGCTGAAATTTTCGGCCCCACCATTCAGGGTGAGGGCGCATTGATCGGAGAGCCGACAGTGTTTGTTCGTGCTGGCGGGTGCGATTACCGCTGTGTGTGGTGCGACTCGCTGCATGCTGTGGATACGGCATTTCGTCACCAGTGGCAGAAGATGAGTGCGCAAGCGGTGTGGGACGACGTGCGCGCGCTGTCAGGTGGGCAGCCGCTCACAGTCTCGCTGTCCGGCGGCAACCCCGCCATTCAGGACTTCGCGCCGCTTATCGCGCTTGGCAAGGCCAAAGGTTACCGGTTTGCCTGTGAAACCCAAGGGTCGATTGCGCGGCCATGGTTTGCCGATCTCGACACGCTGGTCCTCAGCCCAAAGCCGCCATCGGGCGGCGAGGTGATGGATTGGGCGGCGTTTGAGCTATGCGTGGCTGCGGCAGGGGCGCGCCCCAAAACCGTCCTGAAAATCGTGATCTTTGACGAGGTGGATTATGCCTGGGCCAAGGATGCCGCCAGCAGATACCCCGATCTTCCGCTCTATCTGCAACCGGGCAATCCCGATGTGGACCCAGATCATGCGGTCGATCTGGCTGCGTGCACGGATCGGTTGTTATGGCTGGTCGACAAGGTAACGCAAGACAGATGGTTCACCGCGCGCGTGCTGCCGCAGCTTCATGTGCTGATATGGGGCAACAAGCGCGGTGTCTGACGAATGTGCAAAAAGGAAACGCTGATGACGGAAACGATCTATAGCGGGCTGAAGCAACTGGGCGAGGCAACAGACCTGCCCGACAGCCCGGAAACTGCGGAGTTGGAGCGTGTTCAGAACCCGCAGGCCGATATCGCCTATTGCGTGCGGTTTGTGGCGCCTGAATTTACCTCGCTTTGTCCTATGACGGGCCAGCCAGATTTCGCGCATCTGGTCATCGACTATGTGCCGGGGGATTGGCTGGTCGAGAGCAAATCCTTGAAGCTGTACCTAGGATCATTCCGCAATCACGGCGCGTTTCATGAGGATTGCACCATCTCGATCGCGCGGCGGCTGTTCGCGTTTCTTGACCCGCAATGGCTGCGGATTGGCGGCTATTGGTATCCACGCGGCGGCATTCCAATCGACGTATTCTGGCAAACCGGGCCATTGCCCGAAGGTGTTTGGATACCAGATCAAGGTGTTGCCCCGTATCGTGGGCGCGGCTAGGGCAACCGCGCCCGCACAACACCGCGGGCAAGTGTGCTGAATTACACCCTTGCCGCGCGATGTTTTGTTGGGTTCACGACAGCAGGCTCAACACTTCGCTGGAACTTCCCTCAAGGCTGGCTCGCATTTTCTGAAACGCGACGACTTGTATCTGACGGACGCGCTCTTTGGATAGGTTCAACTCTTCGCCAAGCGATTCCAATGTGCTGGGCTGTTCCAGCAACATGCGCTTGCGTATGATAAGCCGCTCGCGTTCTGACAGGCTTGCCATCGCATGAAGCAGCCATTCACGCAGTTGCGCCCTGTCGTGTGACTGTTCGATCTTGGCCTCGGCCTGCTCCGCGTCATCTTCGAGGGAGTCGATCCATTCCCGCCCGTCTTCATCCTGCGATTGCAGTGCATTCAGCGAGAAATCCCCGCCCGCGAGCCGACCATCCATGAACTCGACATCATGGAGTGGTATTTTCAGTTCGCCGGCCACCGATTTGCGGATTTCGGCGCTGTTGATCTCTTCGCCGCGCGCCAATGCTTCGCGCTCGAACTTTGCTTTCACGCGCTTATAGTTGAAAAACAGCGACTTCTGGTTCGAGGTCGATCCGACCCGCACCATCGACCAGTTGCGCATCAGGTAGTCCTGAATGCTGGCGCGTATCCACCATGTCGCATAGGTCGAGAAGCGCAACTCGCGGTCGGGATCAAACTTGTTTGCCGCTTTCATCAGACCCATTCCTGCCTCTTGAATAAGGTCATTCATGGGCATTCCGTAGCGGCGGAATTTTGAGGCGATTGAGACAGCAAGACGCATGTAAGCGTTAATCAGACGGTGCAACGCCTGCTCATCCCCATGATCGCGCCAAGCGCGGGCAAGCGCCCACTCAGTTTCTGCATCCAGCATCTCGGCTTTCATAGCGAGGCGGGCGGTGCGGCGGTCGTCTTGGATATCAAGTTGCATGCGCTTACTCCTGTTTTGAGGTGTTTACGCAGTGGACGCTTGGTCAGTTCAGAATAAGATGCGGGTGTGCCGTTTTGGCGCGGCACAAGGTAAATTCCGACCACCTGTCGCAAACGCGCCCTATATTGCGAACGGGCGCTTCGCGGCAGAGGTGAAGCGGCAACAGGCCCAGAACAGAAGCGGCGCCAAGGCAAAGAGTGCTATGACGCCTGCGATCTTTGACTCACGGTTTGGGGGTTAAAGCCCGATTGACTTGTGCATTTCTGCAATTACCCCAGAATAGTTCCCACTTTTCAGAGAAAGCGCACAAAGGTTCACAAGCTGAATGAACTTCATGTCTGTAGCCTTCGGAGGCTCTCGATACTCTCCGGTCCAAAGCCTTTCAGCCATCATATAAGCTACATTAGCAACGTCATCACGCTCGATCTTTACAGTTTAGTCCGCCATATTCGTGCCCAAATACTAAGTTTTCGATAGGTAAAGTTTGGTCAAGAATCACGGGAAGTTAATCTCTTGGGACTTTTAATTCTCGGTTCAGCCCAGAGGGATGCCCAGCTTTGTGAGTTCCTGCCGAGCATAACCGACTGCAATCTCTTTCATCAAGCCGAGTGTCACACCCCCTGCCTTCTGGGCCGAATCTTTTGTTTTGTCCCAAACGGTATCACTGCGGATGGCCGCGAGGTAGTCATGACCTTGATTGGTGATCCTGAAAACCCCGTCATTTACCTCTAAAAACAGCCCAGCATCCGAGAGCCATTTTCCGTGCATGTAGCGCTTCAACTCTTCTTCACTTGGGCTGAGGCAAATCGGCATCACAAGGTAAGGCTCTTGTAATTGTTCTGCTTCAAAAAGCATTTCTCGAATGAAGTCATCGTCTCGCG comes from the Roseinatronobacter monicus genome and includes:
- a CDS encoding YcbK family protein, whose product is MPFDAQQSAYNRRAFLFGASAALTGLTASPSFALPFFRRNEAPEPAETRSLFMVNQRTEEVFHEVYFNGEAYLQEALDRFSLFSRDLRNGEVGEMDPHLLDLASDVQKLISVEEPLILTHGFRSSSRNVRGGAANSRHLHGQALDIAHPRLRPRELHQHAAALGRGGLGRYATFIHIDTGPTRQW
- the queC gene encoding 7-cyano-7-deazaguanine synthase QueC — its product is MRTNLICSGGLDSVSLAHILADQGVLKRLTSFDYGQRHRKELDYAQACAERLGVAHHVIDMRSIGAALTGSALTDDIAVPDGHYAEDTMKVTVVPNRNAIMLSIAYGISAAQDDDTVATAVHGGDHFIYPDCRPLFTQAFDAMQRAALDGYADIALHTPFVNRSKADIVREGARVDTPFAQTWSCYKGGAQHCGRCGTCVERREAFHLAGIPDLTAYEDPEFWRQAIGRREAV
- the queD gene encoding 6-carboxytetrahydropterin synthase QueD, with product MFRITKEFHFSASHQLSHLPADHQCARLHGHNYIVVVELAAPDLNADGFVRDYHELKPLKAYIDDTFDHHHLDDVLEVPSTAENLARHFYDWCKARWSETAAVKVSETPKTWAEYRP
- the queE gene encoding 7-carboxy-7-deazaguanine synthase QueE; this encodes MSLRIAEIFGPTIQGEGALIGEPTVFVRAGGCDYRCVWCDSLHAVDTAFRHQWQKMSAQAVWDDVRALSGGQPLTVSLSGGNPAIQDFAPLIALGKAKGYRFACETQGSIARPWFADLDTLVLSPKPPSGGEVMDWAAFELCVAAAGARPKTVLKIVIFDEVDYAWAKDAASRYPDLPLYLQPGNPDVDPDHAVDLAACTDRLLWLVDKVTQDRWFTARVLPQLHVLIWGNKRGV
- the queF gene encoding preQ(1) synthase, which translates into the protein MTETIYSGLKQLGEATDLPDSPETAELERVQNPQADIAYCVRFVAPEFTSLCPMTGQPDFAHLVIDYVPGDWLVESKSLKLYLGSFRNHGAFHEDCTISIARRLFAFLDPQWLRIGGYWYPRGGIPIDVFWQTGPLPEGVWIPDQGVAPYRGRG
- a CDS encoding RNA polymerase factor sigma-32 → MQLDIQDDRRTARLAMKAEMLDAETEWALARAWRDHGDEQALHRLINAYMRLAVSIASKFRRYGMPMNDLIQEAGMGLMKAANKFDPDRELRFSTYATWWIRASIQDYLMRNWSMVRVGSTSNQKSLFFNYKRVKAKFEREALARGEEINSAEIRKSVAGELKIPLHDVEFMDGRLAGGDFSLNALQSQDEDGREWIDSLEDDAEQAEAKIEQSHDRAQLREWLLHAMASLSERERLIIRKRMLLEQPSTLESLGEELNLSKERVRQIQVVAFQKMRASLEGSSSEVLSLLS
- a CDS encoding DUF2513 domain-containing protein — translated: MTRDDDFIREMLFEAEQLQEPYLVMPICLSPSEEELKRYMHGKWLSDAGLFLEVNDGVFRITNQGHDYLAAIRSDTVWDKTKDSAQKAGGVTLGLMKEIAVGYARQELTKLGIPLG